In Cicer arietinum cultivar CDC Frontier isolate Library 1 chromosome 7, Cicar.CDCFrontier_v2.0, whole genome shotgun sequence, a single window of DNA contains:
- the LOC101497785 gene encoding diacylglycerol O-acyltransferase 1A-like isoform X4: MAISDEPSTVGNGVIRTGSVLNHSSDLRRRPSATSVNGLFDSTATVEGESSGEELAKDSSSDDSISSDQHNVVNPEQTRLPDISAIKFAYRPSVPAHRRIKESPLSSDNIFRQLQSHAGLFNLCIVVLVAVNSRLIIENLMKYGWLIKTGFWFSSKSLRDWPLFMCCLTLAIFPLAAFIVEKLAQQKRIYEPIVVLLHIIITTASILYPILVILRCDSAFISGVTLMLLACIVWLKLVSYAHTNYDLRAVTNSIEKGEVLPNTVNMDYPYDVSFKSLAYFMVAPTLCYQPRYPRTPFIRKGWVLRQLVKLIIFTGVMGFIIEQYINPIVQNSQHPLKGNLLSAIERVLKLSVPNLYVWLCMFYCFFHLWLNILAELLRFGDREFYKDWWNAKTVEEYWRMWNMPVHKWMIRHLYFPCLRTGIPKGAAVLIAFLVSALFHELCIAVPCHIFKLWAFSGIMFQVPLVLITNYLQNKFSNSMVGNMFFWFTFCILGQPMCVLLYYHDLMNRESKLDQS; the protein is encoded by the exons ATGGCGATTTCCGACGAGCCTTCAACTGTAGGCAACGGCGTCATCCGAACCGGCTCGGTTCTCAACCATTCATCCGACTTGCGCCGCAGGCCGAGCGCAACTTCCGTCAACGGCTTGTTCGATTCGACTGCCACTGTCGAAGGCGAGAGTTCCGGTGAAGAGTTAGCGAAGGATTCTAGTTCCGACGACTCTATCAGCAGCGACCAACACAACGTCGTAAACCCAGAACAAACTCGATTGCCTGATATTTCTGCAATCAAATTTGCTTACCGTCCTTCTGTCCCTGCTCATCGTAGAATCAAGGAAAGTCCTCTCAGCTCCGACAACATTTTCCGGCAG TTGCAGAGTCATGCTGGCCTCTTCAACCTGTGTATTGTAGTGCTTGTTGCAGTCAATAGCAGACTTATCATTGAGAATTTAATGAAG TACGGTTGGTTGATTAAGACTGGCTTTTGGTTTAGTTCAAAGTCATTGAGAGATTGGCCCCTCTTCATGTGTTG TCTTACTCTTGCAATATTTCCTTTGGCGGCCTTTATAGTGGAAAAGTTGGCACAGCAAAAGCGTATCTATGAACCA ATTGTTGTTCTACTTCATATAATCATTACAACAGCTTCCATTCTCTATCCTATTTTAGTAATCCTCCG GTGCGATTCTGCTTTTATATCAGGCGTCACACTAATGCTACTTGCTTGCATTGTATGGTTAAAACTGGTTTCTTATGCTCATACAAACTATGATTTGAGAGCAGTTACCAATTCAATTGAAAAG GGAGAAGTGCTTCCCAATACTGTGAATATGGACTATCCATACGATGTGAGCTTCAAAAGCCTGGCTTACTTTATGGTTGCTCCTACATTATGTTACCAG CCAAGATATCCTCGCACCCCTTTTATTCGAAAGGGTTGGGTGTTACGTCAACTTGTCAAGCTGATAATATTTACTGGAGTTATGGGATTTATAATAGAACAA TATATTAATCCTATTGTACAAAATTCCCAGCATCCTTTGAAGGGAAACCTTCTATCTGCCATCGAAAGAGTTCTGAAGCTGTCTGTTCCAAATTTATATGTGTGGCTCTGCATGTTCTACTGCTTTTTCCACCTTTG GTTGAATATACTGGCAGAGCTGCTTCGATTTGGTGATCGTGAATTCTACAAGGATTGGTGGAATGCCAAAACTGTTGAAGAG TATTGGAGGATGTGGAATATG CCTGTTCACAAATGGATGATTCGCCACCTATATTTTCCGTGTTTAAGGACTGGTATACCCAAG GGTGCTGCTGTTTTAATCGCCTTCCTGGTTTCTGCTTTGTTCCATGAG CTGTGCATCGCCGTTCCTTGTCACATATTCAAATTGTGGGCTTTTAGTGGAATTATGTTTCAG GTTCCGTTGGTCTTGATAACTAATTATCTGCAAAATAAATTCAGCAACTCAATG GTTGGAAATATGTTTTTTTGGTTCACATTCTGCATTCTTGGTCAACCGATGTGTGTACTACTATACTACCATGACTTGATGAATAGGGAAAGCAAACTTGACCAAAGCTAG
- the LOC101497454 gene encoding uncharacterized protein, translated as MEDFRSKSYGDGRMQQIETYSAPQNGATTTTTVYGMQDLRCYSASYTSSVHPTQTQNQPQIGATTNDVKFKKGKSTNGSTSKSWSFNDPELQRKKRVASYKVYAVEGKLKGSLRKSFKWIKDRCTRVVHGW; from the coding sequence ATGGAAGATTTCAGATCCAAATCGTACGGTGATGGAAGGATGCAGCAAATTGAGACCTACTCTGCACCTCAAAACGGAGCAACTACTACTACTACCGTCTATGGCATGCAAGATCTACGTTGTTACAGTGCTTCTTACACCTCCTCTGTTCACCCAACACAAACCCAAAACCAACCCCAAATTGGTGCTACTACTAACGATGTTAAATTCAAGAAAGGAAAATCCACAAATGGGTCAACTTCTAAAAGTTGGAGCTTTAATGATCCTGAATTGCAGAGGAAAAAGAGGGTTGCTAGTTACAAAGTTTATGCTGTTGAAGGTAAACTCAAAGGTTCTCTTAGGAAGAGTTTTAAGTGGATTAAAGATAGGTGCACCAGAGTTGTTCATGGTTGGTAG
- the LOC101497785 gene encoding diacylglycerol O-acyltransferase 1A-like isoform X1, with translation MNSVFKKQHGLVDDLLRVNFNFQIVLLTRPSKIDVAKYSSPMAISDEPSTVGNGVIRTGSVLNHSSDLRRRPSATSVNGLFDSTATVEGESSGEELAKDSSSDDSISSDQHNVVNPEQTRLPDISAIKFAYRPSVPAHRRIKESPLSSDNIFRQLQSHAGLFNLCIVVLVAVNSRLIIENLMKYGWLIKTGFWFSSKSLRDWPLFMCCLTLAIFPLAAFIVEKLAQQKRIYEPIVVLLHIIITTASILYPILVILRCDSAFISGVTLMLLACIVWLKLVSYAHTNYDLRAVTNSIEKGEVLPNTVNMDYPYDVSFKSLAYFMVAPTLCYQPRYPRTPFIRKGWVLRQLVKLIIFTGVMGFIIEQYINPIVQNSQHPLKGNLLSAIERVLKLSVPNLYVWLCMFYCFFHLWLNILAELLRFGDREFYKDWWNAKTVEEYWRMWNMPVHKWMIRHLYFPCLRTGIPKGAAVLIAFLVSALFHELCIAVPCHIFKLWAFSGIMFQVPLVLITNYLQNKFSNSMVGNMFFWFTFCILGQPMCVLLYYHDLMNRESKLDQS, from the exons ATGAACTCAGTATTTAAGAAGCAACATGGCTTGGTTGACGATTTACTACGTGTCAACTTCAACTTTCAA ATCGTTTTGTTGACTAGACCAAGTAAAATTGACGTCGCTAAGTATTCTTCTCCGATGGCGATTTCCGACGAGCCTTCAACTGTAGGCAACGGCGTCATCCGAACCGGCTCGGTTCTCAACCATTCATCCGACTTGCGCCGCAGGCCGAGCGCAACTTCCGTCAACGGCTTGTTCGATTCGACTGCCACTGTCGAAGGCGAGAGTTCCGGTGAAGAGTTAGCGAAGGATTCTAGTTCCGACGACTCTATCAGCAGCGACCAACACAACGTCGTAAACCCAGAACAAACTCGATTGCCTGATATTTCTGCAATCAAATTTGCTTACCGTCCTTCTGTCCCTGCTCATCGTAGAATCAAGGAAAGTCCTCTCAGCTCCGACAACATTTTCCGGCAG TTGCAGAGTCATGCTGGCCTCTTCAACCTGTGTATTGTAGTGCTTGTTGCAGTCAATAGCAGACTTATCATTGAGAATTTAATGAAG TACGGTTGGTTGATTAAGACTGGCTTTTGGTTTAGTTCAAAGTCATTGAGAGATTGGCCCCTCTTCATGTGTTG TCTTACTCTTGCAATATTTCCTTTGGCGGCCTTTATAGTGGAAAAGTTGGCACAGCAAAAGCGTATCTATGAACCA ATTGTTGTTCTACTTCATATAATCATTACAACAGCTTCCATTCTCTATCCTATTTTAGTAATCCTCCG GTGCGATTCTGCTTTTATATCAGGCGTCACACTAATGCTACTTGCTTGCATTGTATGGTTAAAACTGGTTTCTTATGCTCATACAAACTATGATTTGAGAGCAGTTACCAATTCAATTGAAAAG GGAGAAGTGCTTCCCAATACTGTGAATATGGACTATCCATACGATGTGAGCTTCAAAAGCCTGGCTTACTTTATGGTTGCTCCTACATTATGTTACCAG CCAAGATATCCTCGCACCCCTTTTATTCGAAAGGGTTGGGTGTTACGTCAACTTGTCAAGCTGATAATATTTACTGGAGTTATGGGATTTATAATAGAACAA TATATTAATCCTATTGTACAAAATTCCCAGCATCCTTTGAAGGGAAACCTTCTATCTGCCATCGAAAGAGTTCTGAAGCTGTCTGTTCCAAATTTATATGTGTGGCTCTGCATGTTCTACTGCTTTTTCCACCTTTG GTTGAATATACTGGCAGAGCTGCTTCGATTTGGTGATCGTGAATTCTACAAGGATTGGTGGAATGCCAAAACTGTTGAAGAG TATTGGAGGATGTGGAATATG CCTGTTCACAAATGGATGATTCGCCACCTATATTTTCCGTGTTTAAGGACTGGTATACCCAAG GGTGCTGCTGTTTTAATCGCCTTCCTGGTTTCTGCTTTGTTCCATGAG CTGTGCATCGCCGTTCCTTGTCACATATTCAAATTGTGGGCTTTTAGTGGAATTATGTTTCAG GTTCCGTTGGTCTTGATAACTAATTATCTGCAAAATAAATTCAGCAACTCAATG GTTGGAAATATGTTTTTTTGGTTCACATTCTGCATTCTTGGTCAACCGATGTGTGTACTACTATACTACCATGACTTGATGAATAGGGAAAGCAAACTTGACCAAAGCTAG
- the LOC101497785 gene encoding diacylglycerol O-acyltransferase 1A-like isoform X3, with protein MAWLTIYYVSTSTFKPSKIDVAKYSSPMAISDEPSTVGNGVIRTGSVLNHSSDLRRRPSATSVNGLFDSTATVEGESSGEELAKDSSSDDSISSDQHNVVNPEQTRLPDISAIKFAYRPSVPAHRRIKESPLSSDNIFRQLQSHAGLFNLCIVVLVAVNSRLIIENLMKYGWLIKTGFWFSSKSLRDWPLFMCCLTLAIFPLAAFIVEKLAQQKRIYEPIVVLLHIIITTASILYPILVILRCDSAFISGVTLMLLACIVWLKLVSYAHTNYDLRAVTNSIEKGEVLPNTVNMDYPYDVSFKSLAYFMVAPTLCYQPRYPRTPFIRKGWVLRQLVKLIIFTGVMGFIIEQYINPIVQNSQHPLKGNLLSAIERVLKLSVPNLYVWLCMFYCFFHLWLNILAELLRFGDREFYKDWWNAKTVEEYWRMWNMPVHKWMIRHLYFPCLRTGIPKGAAVLIAFLVSALFHELCIAVPCHIFKLWAFSGIMFQVPLVLITNYLQNKFSNSMVGNMFFWFTFCILGQPMCVLLYYHDLMNRESKLDQS; from the exons ATGGCTTGGTTGACGATTTACTACGTGTCAACTTCAACTTTCAA ACCAAGTAAAATTGACGTCGCTAAGTATTCTTCTCCGATGGCGATTTCCGACGAGCCTTCAACTGTAGGCAACGGCGTCATCCGAACCGGCTCGGTTCTCAACCATTCATCCGACTTGCGCCGCAGGCCGAGCGCAACTTCCGTCAACGGCTTGTTCGATTCGACTGCCACTGTCGAAGGCGAGAGTTCCGGTGAAGAGTTAGCGAAGGATTCTAGTTCCGACGACTCTATCAGCAGCGACCAACACAACGTCGTAAACCCAGAACAAACTCGATTGCCTGATATTTCTGCAATCAAATTTGCTTACCGTCCTTCTGTCCCTGCTCATCGTAGAATCAAGGAAAGTCCTCTCAGCTCCGACAACATTTTCCGGCAG TTGCAGAGTCATGCTGGCCTCTTCAACCTGTGTATTGTAGTGCTTGTTGCAGTCAATAGCAGACTTATCATTGAGAATTTAATGAAG TACGGTTGGTTGATTAAGACTGGCTTTTGGTTTAGTTCAAAGTCATTGAGAGATTGGCCCCTCTTCATGTGTTG TCTTACTCTTGCAATATTTCCTTTGGCGGCCTTTATAGTGGAAAAGTTGGCACAGCAAAAGCGTATCTATGAACCA ATTGTTGTTCTACTTCATATAATCATTACAACAGCTTCCATTCTCTATCCTATTTTAGTAATCCTCCG GTGCGATTCTGCTTTTATATCAGGCGTCACACTAATGCTACTTGCTTGCATTGTATGGTTAAAACTGGTTTCTTATGCTCATACAAACTATGATTTGAGAGCAGTTACCAATTCAATTGAAAAG GGAGAAGTGCTTCCCAATACTGTGAATATGGACTATCCATACGATGTGAGCTTCAAAAGCCTGGCTTACTTTATGGTTGCTCCTACATTATGTTACCAG CCAAGATATCCTCGCACCCCTTTTATTCGAAAGGGTTGGGTGTTACGTCAACTTGTCAAGCTGATAATATTTACTGGAGTTATGGGATTTATAATAGAACAA TATATTAATCCTATTGTACAAAATTCCCAGCATCCTTTGAAGGGAAACCTTCTATCTGCCATCGAAAGAGTTCTGAAGCTGTCTGTTCCAAATTTATATGTGTGGCTCTGCATGTTCTACTGCTTTTTCCACCTTTG GTTGAATATACTGGCAGAGCTGCTTCGATTTGGTGATCGTGAATTCTACAAGGATTGGTGGAATGCCAAAACTGTTGAAGAG TATTGGAGGATGTGGAATATG CCTGTTCACAAATGGATGATTCGCCACCTATATTTTCCGTGTTTAAGGACTGGTATACCCAAG GGTGCTGCTGTTTTAATCGCCTTCCTGGTTTCTGCTTTGTTCCATGAG CTGTGCATCGCCGTTCCTTGTCACATATTCAAATTGTGGGCTTTTAGTGGAATTATGTTTCAG GTTCCGTTGGTCTTGATAACTAATTATCTGCAAAATAAATTCAGCAACTCAATG GTTGGAAATATGTTTTTTTGGTTCACATTCTGCATTCTTGGTCAACCGATGTGTGTACTACTATACTACCATGACTTGATGAATAGGGAAAGCAAACTTGACCAAAGCTAG
- the LOC101497785 gene encoding diacylglycerol O-acyltransferase 1A-like isoform X2 gives MNSVFKKQHGLVDDLLRVNFNFQIVLLTRPSKIDVAKYSSPMAISDEPSTVGNGVIRTGSVLNHSSDLRRRPSATSVNGLFDSTATVEGESSGEELAKDSSSDDSISSDQHNVVNPEQTRLPDISAIKFAYRPSVPAHRRIKESPLSSDNIFRQSHAGLFNLCIVVLVAVNSRLIIENLMKYGWLIKTGFWFSSKSLRDWPLFMCCLTLAIFPLAAFIVEKLAQQKRIYEPIVVLLHIIITTASILYPILVILRCDSAFISGVTLMLLACIVWLKLVSYAHTNYDLRAVTNSIEKGEVLPNTVNMDYPYDVSFKSLAYFMVAPTLCYQPRYPRTPFIRKGWVLRQLVKLIIFTGVMGFIIEQYINPIVQNSQHPLKGNLLSAIERVLKLSVPNLYVWLCMFYCFFHLWLNILAELLRFGDREFYKDWWNAKTVEEYWRMWNMPVHKWMIRHLYFPCLRTGIPKGAAVLIAFLVSALFHELCIAVPCHIFKLWAFSGIMFQVPLVLITNYLQNKFSNSMVGNMFFWFTFCILGQPMCVLLYYHDLMNRESKLDQS, from the exons ATGAACTCAGTATTTAAGAAGCAACATGGCTTGGTTGACGATTTACTACGTGTCAACTTCAACTTTCAA ATCGTTTTGTTGACTAGACCAAGTAAAATTGACGTCGCTAAGTATTCTTCTCCGATGGCGATTTCCGACGAGCCTTCAACTGTAGGCAACGGCGTCATCCGAACCGGCTCGGTTCTCAACCATTCATCCGACTTGCGCCGCAGGCCGAGCGCAACTTCCGTCAACGGCTTGTTCGATTCGACTGCCACTGTCGAAGGCGAGAGTTCCGGTGAAGAGTTAGCGAAGGATTCTAGTTCCGACGACTCTATCAGCAGCGACCAACACAACGTCGTAAACCCAGAACAAACTCGATTGCCTGATATTTCTGCAATCAAATTTGCTTACCGTCCTTCTGTCCCTGCTCATCGTAGAATCAAGGAAAGTCCTCTCAGCTCCGACAACATTTTCCGGCAG AGTCATGCTGGCCTCTTCAACCTGTGTATTGTAGTGCTTGTTGCAGTCAATAGCAGACTTATCATTGAGAATTTAATGAAG TACGGTTGGTTGATTAAGACTGGCTTTTGGTTTAGTTCAAAGTCATTGAGAGATTGGCCCCTCTTCATGTGTTG TCTTACTCTTGCAATATTTCCTTTGGCGGCCTTTATAGTGGAAAAGTTGGCACAGCAAAAGCGTATCTATGAACCA ATTGTTGTTCTACTTCATATAATCATTACAACAGCTTCCATTCTCTATCCTATTTTAGTAATCCTCCG GTGCGATTCTGCTTTTATATCAGGCGTCACACTAATGCTACTTGCTTGCATTGTATGGTTAAAACTGGTTTCTTATGCTCATACAAACTATGATTTGAGAGCAGTTACCAATTCAATTGAAAAG GGAGAAGTGCTTCCCAATACTGTGAATATGGACTATCCATACGATGTGAGCTTCAAAAGCCTGGCTTACTTTATGGTTGCTCCTACATTATGTTACCAG CCAAGATATCCTCGCACCCCTTTTATTCGAAAGGGTTGGGTGTTACGTCAACTTGTCAAGCTGATAATATTTACTGGAGTTATGGGATTTATAATAGAACAA TATATTAATCCTATTGTACAAAATTCCCAGCATCCTTTGAAGGGAAACCTTCTATCTGCCATCGAAAGAGTTCTGAAGCTGTCTGTTCCAAATTTATATGTGTGGCTCTGCATGTTCTACTGCTTTTTCCACCTTTG GTTGAATATACTGGCAGAGCTGCTTCGATTTGGTGATCGTGAATTCTACAAGGATTGGTGGAATGCCAAAACTGTTGAAGAG TATTGGAGGATGTGGAATATG CCTGTTCACAAATGGATGATTCGCCACCTATATTTTCCGTGTTTAAGGACTGGTATACCCAAG GGTGCTGCTGTTTTAATCGCCTTCCTGGTTTCTGCTTTGTTCCATGAG CTGTGCATCGCCGTTCCTTGTCACATATTCAAATTGTGGGCTTTTAGTGGAATTATGTTTCAG GTTCCGTTGGTCTTGATAACTAATTATCTGCAAAATAAATTCAGCAACTCAATG GTTGGAAATATGTTTTTTTGGTTCACATTCTGCATTCTTGGTCAACCGATGTGTGTACTACTATACTACCATGACTTGATGAATAGGGAAAGCAAACTTGACCAAAGCTAG